The Sphingomonas sp. NBWT7 nucleotide sequence TGTTCTCGATCAGCCCGGCGCCCTCGGGCACGCGCGCCATGCGCAGCCGCGCCTCGGTCGCCCCGCCGCGCGTCGCGTAATAGCGTTCGAGCACCGCCACTGCGGTCGGGTGATGGACCACGCCGACGCCCAGCGCCGCGGCGATCGCGTCCACCGTGATGTCGTCGTGCGTTGGCCCGATCCCGCCGGTGGTGAAGAGATAGTCGTTGCGCGCCCGCAGCGTGTTCACCGCCTCCACGATCGCGCCCTCCACGTCGGGTACCACGCGCACTTCGACCAGCCGGATGCCTTGGACGTTGAGCCATTGCGCGATCTGCGCGATGTTCTTGTCCTGCGTGCGGCCCGACAGGATCTCGTCGCCAATCACGACGAGCGCGGCGGTCCAGATGCGTTCGCCCATTGCCTCGGTCTCCATCGCCTGCGGGCATAGCCTCGCAAATCGCCGCTCGTCACGCTATATCGGCGGGCATGACCGATTACGTCACCGTCACCAGCGACGCACCGCTCGGGCGCACCGGCGCCATCAAGCTCCACGGCCCCGATGCCTTTGCCGGGATGCACGCCGCCGGCCGGCTTGCCGCCGAAACGCTCGACATGATCGCACCGCGCATGGTGCCCGGCGTGACGACGGCGGAGATCGACCGGCTGATCTATGATTTCGTGCTCGCCAACGGCGGCGTCCCCGCGACGCTTGGCTATCGTGGCTATACGCACAGCAGCTGCATCTCGATCAACCACGTCGTGTGCCATGGGATCCCGAGCGAGAAGACGCTGAAATCGGGCGATATCGTCAACGTCGATGTCACGCCGATCGTCGATGGGTGGCACGGCGATTCGTCGCGCATGTACCTCATCGGCGACGTGCCGCTGAAGGCACGCCGGCTGGTCGACGTCACCTACGAATGCCTGATGATCGGCATCGAACATGCCCGGCCCGGCGCGCATCTGGGCGACGTCGCGCACGCGATCCAGCGCCATGCCGAGGCGCATCGCTACGGCGTGGTGCGCGATTTCTGCGGCCATGGCCTCGGCCGGCTGTTTCACGATGCGCCCGAGGTCGTCCACGTCGGCCGCCCGGGCACGGGTCCCGAGCTCAAACCCGGCATGATCTTCACGATCGAACCGATGATCAACATCGGCCGCCCGGACGTGAAGCTGCTCGACGATGGCTGGACGGCGGTGACGCGCGATCGCTCGCTTTCGGCGCAGTTCGAACACTCGATCGGCATCACCGAGGATGGCTGCGAAGTCTTCACCACCTCGCCCGCTGGGATGCACAAGCCGCCCTACGCCTGATCCGCGCCGCTGCGCCGCATATGTCGGCGCGCGCACCCCCTTCCCT carries:
- a CDS encoding molybdopterin-binding protein, which encodes MGERIWTAALVVIGDEILSGRTQDKNIAQIAQWLNVQGIRLVEVRVVPDVEGAIVEAVNTLRARNDYLFTTGGIGPTHDDITVDAIAAALGVGVVHHPTAVAVLERYYATRGGATEARLRMARVPEGAGLIENKMSGAPGIRIENVFIMAGVPHITAGMLDALTGTLEGGRPVVSKQIGCWVAESEVADLLRQTEKAHAGVAIGSYPFFREGRTGANFVVRSPDEAAVDACIADLTAALEAAGHRVAAGGI
- the map gene encoding type I methionyl aminopeptidase, which encodes MTDYVTVTSDAPLGRTGAIKLHGPDAFAGMHAAGRLAAETLDMIAPRMVPGVTTAEIDRLIYDFVLANGGVPATLGYRGYTHSSCISINHVVCHGIPSEKTLKSGDIVNVDVTPIVDGWHGDSSRMYLIGDVPLKARRLVDVTYECLMIGIEHARPGAHLGDVAHAIQRHAEAHRYGVVRDFCGHGLGRLFHDAPEVVHVGRPGTGPELKPGMIFTIEPMINIGRPDVKLLDDGWTAVTRDRSLSAQFEHSIGITEDGCEVFTTSPAGMHKPPYA